A stretch of Miscanthus floridulus cultivar M001 chromosome 13, ASM1932011v1, whole genome shotgun sequence DNA encodes these proteins:
- the LOC136501697 gene encoding uncharacterized protein — protein sequence MGNCQAAEAAAVVIQHPGGKVERLYGAATAAEVMRGNPGHYVALVVLRVSGAGGGKQDADPEVSTGGGGGGRITKVKLLKPKDTLLLGQVYRLITSQEVAKAIQARREDRVRRCGAGEAVVVDDRRAPPGRHAAAGSQGQGRRSTDQERKRAEKSDRQHRSSAAGGRGRHWQPSLQSISEAAG from the exons ATGGGCAACTGccaggcggcggaggcggcggccgtGGTGATCCAGCACCCCGGCGGCAAGGTGGAGCGGCTGTACGGGGCGGCTACCGCCGCGGAGGTCATGCGCGGCAACCCCGGGCACTACGTGGCGCTCGTCGTGCTCCGCGTCTCGGGCGCCGGAGGCGGCAAGCAGGACGCGGACCCGGAGGTCtccacgggcggcggcggcggcggcaggatcACCAAGGTGAAGCTGCTGAAGCCCAAGGACACGCTGCTGCTGGGGCAAGTCTACCGGCTCATCACCTCGCAAG AAGTGGCGAAGGCGATACAGGCGAGGAGGGAGGACAGGGTGCGGCGGTGCGGCGCCggcgaggcggtggtggtggacgaCCGGCGGGCGCCGCCGGGACGACACGCCGCCGCGGGCAGCCAAGGGCAGGGGCGGCGGTCCACCGACCAGGAACGGAAGCGGGCGGAGAAGTCGGACCGGCAGCACCGGAGCAGCGCCGCCGGCGGCAGAGGGCGGCACTGGCAGCCGTCGCTGCAGAGCATCTCCGAGGCGGCGGGCTGA
- the LOC136499221 gene encoding uncharacterized protein, translating to MAILPIKPLDGADGYLRWKESVLLRLHSVGVAHVLSDEPPAPALAEAGSSSAAAAAKKWARDDAVCRGHILYKLSDRIFPDYVRHGTGRAVWQAVDASFVLYPRQYERFLHSTASGSRRRESAASFLEQLAHAEALVATMDPPPSDYAMASRICGKLPADMATRIRCGQMSMGRRIWKSALLREETRIQLDDQKERLGQAEATCVEQQELDRKTTGHRHRRR from the coding sequence ATGGCGATTCTCCCCATCAAGCCACTGGACGGCGCCGACGGCTACCTGCGGTGGAAGGAGTCGGTGCTCCTGCGCCTCCACAGCGTCGGCGTCGCCCACGTGCTCTCCGACGAGCCGCCCGCTCCGGCACTGGCCGAAGCTGGttcgtcgtcggcggcggcggcggccaagaAGTGGGCGCGCGACGACGCGGTGTGCCGTGGCCACATCCTCTACAAGCTCTCCGACCGCATCTTCCCGGACTACGTGCGGCACGGCACCGGCAGGGCGGTGTGGCAGGCCGTGGACGCGTCGTTTGTCCTGTACCCGAGGCAGTACGAGAGGTTCCTCCACTCCACCGCTTCCGGTTCCAGGAGAAGGGAGAGCGCCGCCTCGTTCCTGGAGCAGCTCGCGCACGCGGAGGCTCTGGTCGCCACAATGGACCCTCCGCCCTCCGACTATGCAATGGCTAGCAGGATCTGCGGCAAGCTCCCGGCGGACATGGCCACACGGATCAGGTGTGGCCAGATGAGCATGGGCAGGAGGATCTGGAAATCTGCTCTGCTCAGGGAGGAGACGCGCATTCAGTTGGACGACCAAAAGGAACGCCTGGGTCAGGCTGAGGCGACTTGCGTGGAGCAGCAGGAGCTCGATAGgaagacgactgggcatcgccatCGTCGCCGTTAA